A window of Mucilaginibacter paludis DSM 18603 contains these coding sequences:
- a CDS encoding DUF423 domain-containing protein → MNKQIILTASFFGMLAVITGAFGAHALKAVLSEQHLETWHTAVQYQFYHTFALLFLSSLTRFKNNIVLTTYYLFTFGIILFSGSLYLLSCRDLLGWSWLPVVGPVTPIGGLLFIAGWVTLAIAGYRNK, encoded by the coding sequence ATGAACAAACAAATTATCTTAACAGCTTCGTTCTTCGGAATGCTCGCCGTTATTACAGGTGCCTTTGGCGCACACGCTTTAAAAGCTGTGTTAAGCGAGCAGCACCTCGAAACCTGGCATACCGCCGTACAATATCAGTTTTACCACACATTTGCCCTGTTGTTTTTATCATCGCTCACAAGGTTTAAAAATAATATCGTTTTAACAACTTATTACCTGTTTACTTTCGGCATTATTTTATTCTCGGGTTCGCTTTACCTGCTGTCCTGTCGCGATTTATTAGGTTGGAGCTGGCTGCCTGTAGTTGGGCCGGTAACACCCATAGGTGGTTTGCTATTTATAGCCGGATGGGTTACCTTAGCAATTGCAGGTTATAGAAATAAATAA
- a CDS encoding type II toxin-antitoxin system RelE/ParE family toxin has product MAKIIVWTKRANHSFNCVINYLENEWNEKVTKSFVIRTYKVIELLADNPEIGTIENYDRKIRGFLIIKHNILFYRVTDTEIILLNMYDTRSNPIKPKF; this is encoded by the coding sequence ATGGCTAAAATAATAGTATGGACGAAAAGAGCAAACCATAGCTTCAACTGCGTTATCAACTATCTTGAAAACGAATGGAATGAAAAAGTCACCAAAAGCTTCGTCATTCGCACTTACAAAGTTATAGAATTATTAGCCGACAATCCTGAAATAGGCACAATTGAAAATTACGACAGAAAGATCCGTGGCTTTCTGATCATCAAACATAATATCCTATTCTACCGGGTTACCGATACCGAAATTATCTTGCTAAACATGTACGATACCCGATCAAATCCAATAAAACCCAAATTTTAA
- a CDS encoding YhcH/YjgK/YiaL family protein, with protein sequence MKKSIISSALIIAVAFSISFKASAQAKTEVKEVNAEQWFASHQYLGGLKLLPHPSTNAIEFAKQYKLNKAVWDKAFAYLKNTDLDKLPVGKYPIDGDNCFASVTDNPTKPYEQTAWESHRKYIDLQYVIQGAEKMAVIPVSEAKVTAPYLEAKDVAHYDAEGKVYEARPGSFFLFFPPDAHRPNIKVDGIEHDKKIVLKIKVVE encoded by the coding sequence ATGAAGAAATCAATAATATCATCGGCGCTGATCATCGCTGTCGCGTTTTCCATCAGTTTCAAAGCATCCGCGCAAGCGAAAACCGAAGTTAAAGAAGTTAATGCCGAACAATGGTTTGCCTCACACCAATATCTCGGCGGGTTAAAGCTGCTGCCTCATCCTTCTACCAACGCCATTGAGTTTGCTAAGCAGTATAAATTAAACAAGGCCGTTTGGGATAAGGCCTTTGCCTACCTTAAAAATACCGATCTGGATAAACTGCCGGTTGGCAAATACCCTATTGATGGCGATAATTGTTTTGCCTCAGTTACCGATAACCCAACCAAACCTTATGAGCAAACGGCTTGGGAGTCACATCGCAAATACATCGATCTGCAATATGTTATCCAGGGTGCCGAAAAGATGGCGGTAATACCCGTAAGCGAAGCCAAAGTGACAGCACCGTACCTCGAAGCGAAAGATGTTGCGCATTATGATGCCGAGGGCAAAGTTTACGAAGCCCGGCCAGGCAGCTTCTTTTTGTTTTTTCCTCCGGATGCCCACCGGCCCAATATCAAAGTGGATGGTATTGAGCATGATAAGAAGATTGTGCTGAAGATTAAAGTGGTTGAGTAG
- the priA gene encoding replication restart helicase PriA, which translates to MLDFAQPLHNERETLFVEVILPLAIAKNYTYRVPFELNDSVAIGKRVVVQFGKSKLYTAIISSIGNQAPEKYEAKYIIDIMDDAPVVNARQLLFWKWLADYYLCHVGEVMNAALPAALKLASETKIVLNKEFEYNKADLNDKEYLIIDALEIQPELSVSDIVKLLGQKTVMPLLRALFEKNIIHISEEVSDKYKPRRRTFITLNPVYSNPESLKELFTILERAPKQLDALLACIQLSRKQKLITKAELTEASGAGAAAIKALIDKEVFIADERTVSRLMGEEHELDENFVLSDNQRAALKNINTQFADKDVVLLHGVTSSGKTQIYIRLIEQMLASGRQTLYLLPEIALTTHIVERLRRHFGNHIGVYHSKFNDNERVEVWQKVLKGDYQIILGARSSVFLPFDDLGLIIVDEEHESSYKQYDPAPRYNARDASIYLGALHSGKVLLGSATPSFESYYNAKTEKYGLAEMPERFGGVELPEIQVVSITEETKRKTMQSHFSSVLMRDIEEALAKKEQVILFQNRRGYAPVIICKTCAYSPKCINCDVTLTYHKSSGKLHCHYCGYREDSPSICPACGSAHLEHKGFGTEKVEDELTILLPDARIARMDLDTTRSKMAFQNILNDIEEKKIDILVGTQMVAKGLDFPDITVIGIISADSLLKYPDYRANERSFQLLAQVSGRAGRRGKQGKVVIQTYDPTHRVIAQVISNDYLDLYNTEIVERKAFKYPPFYRIINLDIKHKDPEKLYHQAEYLAIELRKHFGDRVIGPEFPLINRIRNYYIKSIMLKFEKDTVSIAKVKVILQDVLLQFQTTNLSKGCIVQPDVDPY; encoded by the coding sequence ATGCTTGATTTTGCCCAGCCGCTACATAACGAAAGAGAAACGCTTTTTGTTGAAGTGATATTGCCTTTGGCTATTGCTAAAAACTATACGTACAGGGTACCTTTTGAGTTAAATGATAGCGTTGCCATTGGTAAGCGCGTTGTGGTGCAGTTTGGTAAAAGTAAATTGTACACCGCTATTATCAGCTCGATAGGGAACCAGGCGCCCGAAAAATACGAAGCCAAATACATCATCGATATTATGGATGATGCCCCTGTAGTAAACGCCCGGCAGTTATTGTTTTGGAAATGGCTGGCCGATTACTACCTGTGCCATGTAGGCGAGGTGATGAATGCCGCACTACCCGCCGCCCTAAAATTGGCCAGCGAAACTAAAATTGTACTCAACAAAGAGTTTGAGTACAATAAAGCCGACCTGAACGATAAAGAATACCTGATTATCGACGCGCTCGAAATTCAACCCGAGCTCTCCGTTAGCGATATTGTGAAGCTGCTGGGCCAAAAAACGGTGATGCCGCTGTTGCGCGCCCTGTTCGAAAAAAACATCATCCACATATCCGAAGAAGTAAGCGATAAATATAAACCCCGCAGGCGCACCTTCATTACGCTGAATCCGGTTTATAGCAATCCTGAAAGTTTAAAAGAGCTATTTACCATACTGGAGCGTGCGCCCAAACAACTGGATGCCCTCTTGGCCTGCATCCAACTATCGCGCAAGCAAAAACTAATTACCAAAGCCGAGTTAACCGAGGCCAGCGGCGCAGGGGCAGCAGCAATAAAAGCCCTGATAGATAAGGAAGTTTTTATTGCCGATGAGCGGACGGTTAGCCGCCTGATGGGCGAAGAACATGAGCTGGACGAAAATTTTGTGCTAAGCGATAACCAACGTGCGGCGCTTAAAAATATTAACACGCAATTTGCTGATAAGGATGTAGTGTTGCTACACGGGGTTACCTCATCGGGCAAAACGCAGATCTACATCCGGCTGATTGAGCAGATGCTGGCCAGCGGCAGGCAAACGCTTTATTTATTGCCCGAAATTGCCTTAACCACCCATATTGTTGAGCGCCTGCGCCGCCATTTTGGTAACCATATTGGCGTTTATCATTCTAAATTTAACGATAACGAGCGGGTTGAAGTTTGGCAGAAGGTATTGAAGGGCGATTACCAGATTATACTGGGAGCGCGTTCATCGGTGTTTTTGCCTTTTGACGATCTGGGGCTGATTATTGTTGACGAGGAGCACGAAAGCTCATACAAACAATATGATCCGGCGCCGCGCTACAATGCCCGCGATGCCTCAATTTACTTAGGGGCACTGCACAGTGGCAAGGTGCTGTTAGGATCGGCCACGCCTTCGTTCGAATCTTACTACAATGCCAAAACCGAAAAGTATGGCCTTGCCGAAATGCCCGAGCGCTTTGGCGGGGTGGAGCTGCCCGAAATACAGGTGGTAAGCATTACCGAAGAAACCAAGCGCAAAACCATGCAGTCGCATTTTAGCAGTGTGCTGATGCGGGATATAGAGGAGGCCCTGGCCAAAAAAGAGCAGGTGATTTTGTTTCAAAACCGCCGTGGCTACGCGCCTGTTATTATTTGTAAAACCTGCGCCTACAGCCCCAAATGTATTAACTGCGATGTTACCCTAACTTACCATAAAAGCAGCGGCAAATTGCATTGCCATTACTGCGGCTACCGCGAAGATTCGCCTTCGATATGCCCGGCCTGCGGTTCGGCCCATTTGGAGCACAAGGGTTTTGGTACCGAAAAGGTGGAGGATGAGCTAACCATTTTACTGCCCGATGCCCGCATTGCGCGGATGGATTTGGATACCACACGATCAAAAATGGCCTTCCAGAATATTCTGAATGATATTGAGGAGAAGAAAATAGATATTTTAGTAGGCACCCAAATGGTAGCCAAAGGCCTGGATTTTCCGGATATTACGGTAATTGGCATCATCAGTGCAGATAGTTTGCTCAAATACCCCGACTACCGCGCCAACGAGCGCAGCTTCCAGCTGCTGGCCCAGGTAAGCGGTCGCGCCGGTCGCCGTGGCAAGCAGGGTAAAGTGGTTATCCAAACTTACGACCCAACGCACCGGGTGATAGCCCAGGTGATCAGCAATGATTACCTCGACCTGTATAATACCGAAATTGTAGAGCGTAAAGCCTTTAAGTATCCGCCTTTTTACCGCATCATCAACCTGGATATTAAGCATAAAGACCCGGAAAAACTCTACCACCAGGCCGAATACCTGGCTATCGAGCTCCGCAAGCATTTTGGCGACAGGGTAATAGGCCCCGAGTTTCCGCTGATTAACCGCATCCGCAATTATTACATCAAATCTATTATGCTGAAGTTTGAGAAGGATACGGTATCGATAGCTAAAGTAAAAGTAATTTTACAGGATGTGCTGCTACAGTTCCAAACTACTAATTTAAGTAAAGGCTGTATTGTGCAGCCGGATGTGGATCCATATTGA